Within the Mycobacterium gordonae genome, the region TCACTTCCCAGCCTCGGGAAGTCAAGTAGCCGGTAACGCTGTCGCGTTGGCCGCGATACACCAGTTCGGCCATGTCCAGGTCGAGGCCCACGCGCCGCCAGTATTCGGTGAGGGTCGGCAATCGGTGGTCGAATAAGCCGTCCGAACCGGCGACGTCTTCGGTGGCGAGCAAGCTGCCTGGCGCGCTCAAGACGGTGATGGTGTCGAATAGTAGGTTCTGGGCAGATGGCGGTAGGTACACCAACAGGCCTTCGACACTCCAGGCCGTTGGCTGATGCGGATCAAAACCGGCATCACGTAGTGCGGCCTGCCAGTCGTCCCGGAGATCGACCCCGACGAGGCGTCGATCGACCTTCGAGACGGCTCCGAGAGCATCCAGCGTCTCGACCTTGAAATTCAGAACCGATGGACGGTCCACCTCGTAGACCACCGTCCCAGGCGGCCATGCCAATCGGTATGCCCTGCTGTCGAGACCGGCGGCCACGATGACCGCCTGGCGTATCGAGCTCCCCGCGACAACAAAATAGTCATCGAAAAAGCGAGTCCGAGCGGTGATCCGTTCTTTCGTGATCGCCCCGATCACGACCTCACCGTCAAGAACACGGGCGATTGGTTCCAGCCCGACCGCCCGTACCAGCGGTTCGGCGAACGGGTCATCGAGAAGTGCGTCAGGTTGCCGGGACGCAAGCGCCCGCCACAAGGCGACTATCGTCGCGGTGACGCCGACGCTGGATGCCGGGTCCCAATCGTCACCGTCGTATCTGCCGGGCGAATTGATTTGCTTCACTTGATAGTCCAAGCCGCTCACCGCAGCGCCTTTGCGTAGAGGAAGAAGTCACGCGGTTCTGCGTCCAGAACCGGGCACACTCCGTAGCGCGCCAACCTGCCCTCGATCGCAAAGCCGCAGCGCTCGAGCAACCTTGCCGATCGTGAATTGTCGACAGCGCACGTGGCCCATACCCTGTACACCTCGGCGTCCGCCTCCAACGCGGGAACGATGAGACCAATTGCCTCGAACATCAGTCCCGTCCCCCACCACTGGCGACCCAGACAGCACCCGATTTCGACGGCGTGGCGCGGCGAACGCGAGCATCTGATGAAGCCGACCACATCGCCACTGGTCTGCAGAGCTACCATCCACGTTTGGTCGTCCTCACTGGCATGCATACGCTGTGCGACCATCCGCCGTGTCTGGCCGACGTCGGTGTGGGGCTCCCACCGCATGTACCGCGCCGCTTCGGGATCACACGTGATCCTTTCGAACAACGCGTCGGCATCATCGATCTGCGGCGGGCGCAGCAAGACCCGCTGCCCAGGTATCCGTTCAGAAGCCAGAGTCGTCATCGCTCTCCGTCCAGGCGATTGCAGGGTCCATCGAAATTCGTCGAAACGAACAAGAGACCGCTAGAAGGCGATCCGCAGCACGCCCACTCCGATGAGAGCCCGGCTCAGGCCAAGTTTCTCGTCATCGGCGAGCGTGTCACCCAGTTCACGAATATAAAAATCTTGGTGCTGCGCGATGAAATTCAGCGCGGGGCCGCCGAGTGCGTTGACTGACAGGATCCGGCCGCGCACGACATCGAACAGCTCGACGGTGCCACTGTGAATCCTTGTACCGAGTTGTCCTGCTCTATCATTGATCACGCGGCTCGCGGGTGTAAGAAAATGCTCGTCGTACCAGACGGCAGGCAACGCCTCTCCGAACAATTCTTTATATCGATCGCCGAAGTCCTGAAAGCTGGTATTTCGGAAATTTTGCCGGTGGCTACTGTTGTGATGATCATCATCGTCGGCAGCGGCTGAAAGCCAGTCCATGTGCGATGCTTCGACATTCGGAGCGTGATGCAGAAATTTATCAAAGTAACGGTAGCCGTAGTCAGCGTATTCTGAAGTGAACAAGATGAAGGTGTGCCAGGCTTCGTCTACCATTCTCGAGTGCATGGCGACGTGTTCGTCAGCGCTGACCGCACACAACACAAAGTATTTCTTTAGTTCGCTGAACAGGTTTTCGGCCGACTCCGGGTCGCGCGCCACCCGATCGTGAACAAGGCGATCGATCAAATAGGGCGCTTCAAACGCCAGGGCCTCGCGGTGCCGCCTGTCGATAAGCGCCGGAGCGAGGGGCCGGCCGTCCGAATCGGGGCTCTGCTGTGCTGATACTATCTTCGGTAGCATAGTTTTCTGATTTCACGATGCCGTTCTCAGTGCTGTTCCATTTCGATCAATTGCAGTACATCACCGATGTCAAGGCCATTTAGCGCGTCCACTGGGCGGATGCGAGCCTGAAAAGATGATGGACAGAGGCATCTACTGCCTGGTGGGGCACGGCATTACGGACCTTGCCCCACTAGGCAGAGAGTCCGTCAACTTTTCAAGCCCGCTGCTGAGTGCCGGCGATTGGCATGCACAATACGGGATGACAATTGCTGTTGATTCCGCTGTGGTCGACGATAGTGAGCCGACCCACGTAGGTGATATTTCCAGCTCGCTCGATTTCAGGAATCATCGGGTCTGATCCTTTCAGTGAATTATCGTTTGACAACCCGCGAGCGATTCTCGCGGTCCGCAGTAATTGCTGCGGCAGATCAAGACTTACCACCACGACCCGTGATTGTCAACCATGGATGACAATCAACTGAGGATGACAGTAAGGATCGGCGCCGCTGCGTCGCTCGTTCCGCGAAGGGGTACGTTGGACATCTGCCCGCACGGCCCACGACATACCCGCCGTTGTCGCCCGGCCCGAAAGCCGAAGCTCGGTCTACATGCACATCGTCTTCGCAGAGCATGCGGAGTCACTGGGCGGCCTATGTTGCTCAGTCGCAACCTTCGGCAAATGAATGCGTCGCCCAGCCAGACCGCTGGCCGTGTGCCCCGCGGCGTCGTCCTACGTGGTTTCGGGTATGGCCTTGTGGCAACTACAGCAAACGATATGCTCTTGAGGAACAAGGCACCGGTGCCAGGAAAGGACGAGCGGAACACATGATTCGCGAATTACTCGCCGCCGCTGCGATCACGGGGTCGATGATCGGGGTAGCGCCGGTCGCCAGTGCCGACAACGGAC harbors:
- a CDS encoding SAM-dependent methyltransferase encodes the protein MSGLDYQVKQINSPGRYDGDDWDPASSVGVTATIVALWRALASRQPDALLDDPFAEPLVRAVGLEPIARVLDGEVVIGAITKERITARTRFFDDYFVVAGSSIRQAVIVAAGLDSRAYRLAWPPGTVVYEVDRPSVLNFKVETLDALGAVSKVDRRLVGVDLRDDWQAALRDAGFDPHQPTAWSVEGLLVYLPPSAQNLLFDTITVLSAPGSLLATEDVAGSDGLFDHRLPTLTEYWRRVGLDLDMAELVYRGQRDSVTGYLTSRGWEVSSHTAQEIYERNGFSFPAETPAASGETGFVTATLRKT
- a CDS encoding GNAT family N-acetyltransferase, with amino-acid sequence MTTLASERIPGQRVLLRPPQIDDADALFERITCDPEAARYMRWEPHTDVGQTRRMVAQRMHASEDDQTWMVALQTSGDVVGFIRCSRSPRHAVEIGCCLGRQWWGTGLMFEAIGLIVPALEADAEVYRVWATCAVDNSRSARLLERCGFAIEGRLARYGVCPVLDAEPRDFFLYAKALR
- a CDS encoding glycine-rich domain-containing protein; translated protein: MLPKIVSAQQSPDSDGRPLAPALIDRRHREALAFEAPYLIDRLVHDRVARDPESAENLFSELKKYFVLCAVSADEHVAMHSRMVDEAWHTFILFTSEYADYGYRYFDKFLHHAPNVEASHMDWLSAAADDDDHHNSSHRQNFRNTSFQDFGDRYKELFGEALPAVWYDEHFLTPASRVINDRAGQLGTRIHSGTVELFDVVRGRILSVNALGGPALNFIAQHQDFYIRELGDTLADDEKLGLSRALIGVGVLRIAF